The DNA region CGACGAAAACAGCGACCTGAAAGAAATAGTGTTTGCTTTGAATCAGGAGAATGAGCGATACAGAAGGCCGTGAGGTTGTTTTAGCGATACTATCGCTACTCTTGGCACTCTTTAACCCGTAAGGAAAACTTTTTTGCTTCAAAATTTGCAAAACGAACCCTTATCAACTATATTTGGGCCATATACGCCCCAAAACTATATTTACATAATTTGACTATCCTTGTTATTTCAAAGAGGCTTTAATTTCTGTTTGATTTAAGCTTATCAATAAAGCATCATAAACATGATATTATTAATCATTTAAACAGAAGCCTATGGAAAAGACTACTACAGTTTAATTACTTAACCTTTAACCTCAATTGCAGAAAATTTTTCTAAAACCTAACATTGTAATCGCAGAGAAAAAATTGAAGGTTGAACTTTCGGAACTGCTGCATTGATAATAAACAAAACACTCAACCATTGTATAGCTAACACGCTAATTAAAGAATTCATTTACAGCGTAAATTTACCTCTTGCTTCCGGGAATGAGAGTTCACACTTGAATTACTAGATTACCCATGAGCTTCGTCAATCGTAGTTGAAATTTTGAGTACACTTCGAAAAGGCACAAACTGCTGATTTTTATCTTTTATAGCCCCTGAACCCTATTTGGGAACAGTTAAAAATCTGCAGTTTGCGGAAGTCCCCTTTAGGGAACTTTGCGAAGCGATCTCACGAACGAAGTGAGTAATTTAGGGGTAAAATGACTTTTCGGAGCAGGCTCAATTTTCAACTTTCACGAAACGAAACAATAAGGCTGTGAATACTCGGCAAACAATTTTTACAAGCTTAGCCTTGCCGGTTCTCAACCCGGCATTTATCTGGTTCGTGTTATCAATAGTCATGAATCAGTTACGGAGAAGATTATAAAACAATAAGTTAGGTCAAAAATATTATTGAACACACCAGCAAAAGATCAACATCATGAAAAAGTCTGTTTTATTATTAATCTATGGAATTATATTATCAGGCATTCACGCCCAGGCGCCAGAGGGCATCAGCTACCAGGCCGTTATACGTAACGCATCAAACGAACTGGTAACCAATACCACAAATGGCATACAGGTTAGCATTATTCAGGGAACACCGGAAGGTACAGTGGTGTATTCCGAAACCCACCTTCCGGTAAGTAATCTCAATGGCCTGGTAAGCTTTGTCATCGGGCAGGGGAATATTGTTTCCGGAGTCTTTACGGAGATTGACTGGGCTATCGGGCCTTACTTTATCAAAACCGAAGCCGATCCTGCCGGAGGGACGAATTACACTATTAGCGGTACCAGCCAGATCCTTTCTGTACCTTACGCTTTTTACTCGGCAACCACAGGTGATACTTCCAAATGGCAGAAAAACCTCAATGGTGACCTGTTTTACAACGATGGTAATGTCGGTATTGGTATTAGTAACCCATCAGCAAAACTGCATATTGAAACCCCTGTTTTCTCTGCAAAACTTGCTACAAATAATAATGGTGTTTTCGGTGAGCATTCTATTTCCGGAAGTTATGGATACCTTGGAGCTTCCAACGAGGGCGGCTTTGGTTATAGCCTGAATGGGTGGGGATTGCGTGGAATTTCCCAAAACGGATATGCCATATATGGTCTTAATACATTCTCTGGAGATTATGGTTGGATTGGAGCTTTATCAGAAGGAGTTTACGGATACAGTGCAAGCGGATATGGAATAAAAGGACAGACAACAAACGGTATTGCCGTTTATGGCAATCATTCCGAAAGTGATAATCTTGGCTATATCGGATCACCGTCTGAGGGAGTTTATGGCAGAAGTGTGGATGGGTATGGAGTGCGCGGTTTAACCACATCTGGATTTGCCATCTATGGCTGGACACTCGGATCAGGTTATGCAGGATATTTTGAAGGTAAAGCATACGTCGGAGGGAATATGGGCATTGGAGAAATCTCACCCACCCACAAATTGTATATAAGTGATTTGCAAACTGGTTTGGCTTACCCTCTGAAAATAGAAAATAAGCATACCATAGTAAATGAAGCTGCCGTTGGTATTTTGTTTTCAACGGGCGGATCAGGTACAACCGATAGGGGCAAAGGCGGCTTGGTTTATGAATACACAAGCACATGGAACCGGGGTTCATTTCATTTCCTTCAGAACAGTGAAGCCAATGCAAACAATCCCGTTCTGGCAAATACGGTCATGACAATTACCAACGACGGAAATGTAACGATTCCAAAAGGGATACTTTCTGTTGCAGCCAATGCAGGTCCCAACCTTATTATTCACGACCCGAATGCAGGACCCGACAGACCCGGTATTCAGTTTACGAACAATAATATTCATTATATCAGTGGCGATGACGGCTCGGATGAACAGTTCGGGTTTTATTCAAACTATGGAAATAACAGGATTTATGATGCTACGGTGGCAATTTTTGGAAAAGCTACAAGTAGCTGGGGAAAGTATTTAGGATTGACCCATAATGGAACCAGCGGACGCATTTTTACCGATGTCGGCGACCTTCTGCTGCAACCTGCCGGCGGGGTGGCCATTAATACAACCTCAGCTGGCACCTACAAGTTGAATGTCAATGGGAATGCCTATGTAAGCGGAGAGATAAAAACAGAAACAAAAACCGGCTATTTATCTATTCCCCCAGCAGCCTTTGTTGCTAGCGGCCCTTATGATTATACTAACATAGGAGATGAGCTATGGGAAAATGAACTGTTATTACCTACTGTTATGTTCTTTGCTCCTGTTAATTTACCAGACAATGTTATAGTTGTTGAAGTAATTACCTATTGGCAGGATAACTCAACAGATGCAGGGGTTTTGCGTCTTGATAGGACAAAACTTACAGATGGCAACTGGAATACACTGTCATTTCATGTTACGAATTGGCAAAGCTCTGTAAGAACCTCTATTACAGACACAACAATAGATACTCCAATCATTGATAATGCAAATTATATATATCTATTGTTTGCATTTCTTACTGATGGCCCAAACATAAAATTTTACGGTGCCAGAATCAAATATACTTATGATACAATAAACTAAAGACACTTAAAAGTTCGAATCTTTGAGCTTTGTTAAACTACCCTTAACCCTCCAATCAAATCTTTAACAGCGCTTATCCGGTGGCGGACAAGATATTCTTCAATGCCATCCACAATTTTCATTGTAACTGAAGGATCAATAAAATTGGCGGTACCGACCTGAATGGCTGAAGCACCGGCCAGCATAAACTCAATGGCATCGGTAGCAGAAGAGATCCCTCCAATTCCGATCAATGGAATTGTTACAGCCCGATGGACTTGCCAAACCATTCGCAACGCAATGGGTTTCACAGCCGGGCCTGATAAGCCGCCCGTAACTGTACTGAGTATGGGAGTTCGTTTTTCGGCATCAATGGCCATGCCCAGTAAGGTGTTGATCAACGAAAGGCAATCTGCGCCCTCGTCTTCCACCGCCTTTGCGATCTCAGCAATGTTAGTCACATTGGGCGATAATTTCACAATCAGCGTTTTCTTATAAAGTCTGCGAACCGCTTTGGTTACAGACTGTGCCGATGCACAACTGGTTCCAAAAGCCATTCCGCCTTCCTTTACATTTGGGCATGAAATATTCAGTTCAATGGCAGGAATATTTTCCAACTCATTAATTTTTTCTGCAACGGCTTCATATTCCTCGATGGTTGAACCCGAAACATTCACGATCATGTTGGTGGGATAGTCCTTTATTCTGGGATAAATCTCGTTCACAAAATAATCAACGCCCTTGTTTTGAAGACCAATAGCATTGAGCATGCCTTTGTGCGTTTCAGCGAGACGTGGATAGCGGTTACCTTCGCGGTTCGAACCCGTGGTGGCTTTCACAATAATGCCGCCCATGCGATTAAAATCAACAAAATCTTCATACTCCCAGCCATAACCGAAGGTTCCGGAAGCCGTCATCACCGGGTTGCGAAGTTCGAGGTTGTGTATTTTGATGCTGAGGTCTGTCATTGGTTCAAGGTTCGTGGTTCAAAGTTCGAGGGGTAGTGTTTGGCGTTAGGCGTTTCAGGGTTCAAGATTCAAAATTCAAGATTCGGGGATCGGGGTTCATAATTCAAATATTCTGTTGTTCTATTGTTCTATTGTTGGTTCGAGGTTCAATCGTCAATCCAACATCGCAAATAGTTTTACCATCCCGCTAGTTCTTTTGTATTAAATACCGGTCCGTCAGTACAAACACAGCGATGGCCGGCAGTTGTTTGAACCACACAGCACAGGCAAGCACCTATTCCACATGCCATAGTGTTCTCAAGTGAAACAAAAACTTCGGTATCGCGATCCTTTAAAATATTGTTCACAGCTTTGAGCATACCTTCCGGACCGCAAGCAAAAACAGTTTTATATGGCAATTCCTTTTTAAAAATGCTATGATGCGTCACCAATCCCTTTTCTCCTGTTGATCCATCTTCGGTGATCAGGTGCAAATTGCCATACTGCTCATATTTTTCTGTTTCATGAACTTCATCAGCGGTGCGGGTTCCAATGATAATATCCGCATGGTATCCGCTATCAAACAAGCGATGGGCAAGGAAAAGCAAGGGGGCAACACCGCAGCCACCACCAACCAGCAGTACTTTTTCG from Bacteroidales bacterium includes:
- a CDS encoding dihydroorotate dehydrogenase — encoded protein: MTDLSIKIHNLELRNPVMTASGTFGYGWEYEDFVDFNRMGGIIVKATTGSNREGNRYPRLAETHKGMLNAIGLQNKGVDYFVNEIYPRIKDYPTNMIVNVSGSTIEEYEAVAEKINELENIPAIELNISCPNVKEGGMAFGTSCASAQSVTKAVRRLYKKTLIVKLSPNVTNIAEIAKAVEDEGADCLSLINTLLGMAIDAEKRTPILSTVTGGLSGPAVKPIALRMVWQVHRAVTIPLIGIGGISSATDAIEFMLAGASAIQVGTANFIDPSVTMKIVDGIEEYLVRHRISAVKDLIGGLRVV
- a CDS encoding dihydroorotate dehydrogenase electron transfer subunit; translation: MKKFIHDFTVIRNQQLSGNHMIFDLLCPEPLPVIEPGQFAEVLVPNTSDVYLRRPFSIHDVDVHSNSISLFIKIVGTGTKALTTLREGEKLNLVYPLGQGFHFPEHEKVLLVGGGCGVAPLLFLAHRLFDSGYHADIIIGTRTADEVHETEKYEQYGNLHLITEDGSTGEKGLVTHHSIFKKELPYKTVFACGPEGMLKAVNNILKDRDTEVFVSLENTMACGIGACLCCVVQTTAGHRCVCTDGPVFNTKELAGW